The Pseudomonas protegens genome contains the following window.
GCCGCCCGTGATCTGGACACCATCCTGGTGGCGCGTCCGGAGTTGATGGGCACTGACAATCAGGCCGCCGAACGTCGTGAACGGCTGCGCGGCGATCTGTTGCAAAGCATCAACCAGCGGCTGGCGCAACTGAGCGCCAGCGGCCAGGGCATTGGCCTGGAAGTGACGCGGGTGGACGTGCAGTCGAGCCTGCCGCAACCGGCGGTGAGTGCCTTCAACGCGGTGCTGACCGCCAGCCAGCAAGCCGACAAGGCGGTGGCCAATGCCCGCACCGAGGCCGAGAAGCTGACCCAGAGCGCCAACCAGCAAGCCGATCACAGCCTGCAGGTGGCCCATGCCCAGGCCAGCGAACGCCTGGCCCTGGCCCGGGCCCAGACCGCCACGGTGCAGAGCCTGGCCCAGGCACAACGCGATGGCACCGATCCGCAAATGCTCCTGCGCATCTATCGCGAACGCCTGCCGAAGATTCTCGGGCAGGCCGGCTCGGTGACCACGGTCAACCCCAAAGACGATTCCCGCCTGATCATTCAGGGAGCTGAACAATGACTGCTTCAACCCAGGCGGCCCCCGCCAGCATGCTGACCAGCGCCGAGCAACGCAGCGCCGCGCGCCAACTGACCCTGGCCATGCTGGCCCTGGGGCTGTTGGGGCTGGGCCTGCTGTGGCGCTGGCAGGCCCCGGAGCAGGAGGGCGTGAGCCAGTTGCTGTTGGGGGTGGCGTCCTTGCTGGTGGCGGTGCCGGTGATGCGTTCGGCCTGGTTCAGCCTGCGTTATCCCAGCCTGCACGGCATCACCGATCAACTGATCGCCCTGGCCATGCTCGGTGCCTGGGCCACCGGCGATCTACTGACCGCCGCCTTGCTGCCGATCATCATGATCTTCGGCCACGTGCTGGAGGAGCGCAGCGTGATCGGCTCCCAGGAAGCCATCGACGCCCTGGGCCGTCTGACCCGCAGCCTGGCGCGCAAGGTCCAGGCCGACGGCAGCGTGCTGGAAGTGGACAACGCCAGCCTCAAGGCCGGTGATCGGGTGGAGGTGCGCGCCGGTGACCGCGTGCCGGCCGACGGCCTGGTGCTGTCCGGTCAGGCCAGCCTGGACACCGCGCCGATCACCGGCGAGTCGGTGCCCCTGGAAGCCACGGTGGGCATGCAGGTATTCGGCGGGGCGATCAACCTGGACGGCTTGTTGCGGCTGCAAGTGACCCGCACCGGTGAGGAGTCGACCCTGGGCAAGGTCATCGGCCTGATGCAGAGCGCCGAGCGGGCCAAGCCGCCCATCACCCGTTTGCTGGAGCGTTATGCCGGCAGTTATCTGGTGCTGGTGCTGCTGTTGGCGGCGGTGACCTGGTTCATCACCCGCGATGCCCAGGCCATGCTCGCGGTGCTGGTGGCGGCGTGTCCCTGTGCCCTGGTGCTCTCGGCCCCGGCCACGGCCATCGCCGGGATCGCCGTGGCCGCGCGCCACGGCATCCTGATCCGCAGTTCGGCCTTTCTTGAAGAACTGGCGGACCTGACCTCCCTGGTGGTGGACAAGACCGGCACCCTGACGTTCGGCACCTTGCGCCTGCAGGCCATCGACAGCCCCGAGCCGGACCCGCACGGCGTGCTCAACCTGGCCGCCAGCCTCGGCTCGGCCAGCAGTCACCCGGTCAGCCGGGCCCTGGCCGGGTTGGTGCCCCAGGAAGACCAATGGCCGCTCAGCGACATCCATGAACGCCAGGGCCTGGGCGTGGTGGCCCGTACCGGACAGGGCGAAGCGGCCCTGGGTCGCCCGGAGCTGTTCAGCCAGTTGGGCATCACTACCAGCCCGGTGCCGGAGCATGACGGACCGATTGCCGGGCTTGCGCTCAATGGCCAGTTCCGCGCTTGGCTGCTCCTGGCCGACAGCGTCAAGCCGGAGGCTCAGCACGCA
Protein-coding sequences here:
- a CDS encoding cation-translocating P-type ATPase, with the protein product MTASTQAAPASMLTSAEQRSAARQLTLAMLALGLLGLGLLWRWQAPEQEGVSQLLLGVASLLVAVPVMRSAWFSLRYPSLHGITDQLIALAMLGAWATGDLLTAALLPIIMIFGHVLEERSVIGSQEAIDALGRLTRSLARKVQADGSVLEVDNASLKAGDRVEVRAGDRVPADGLVLSGQASLDTAPITGESVPLEATVGMQVFGGAINLDGLLRLQVTRTGEESTLGKVIGLMQSAERAKPPITRLLERYAGSYLVLVLLLAAVTWFITRDAQAMLAVLVAACPCALVLSAPATAIAGIAVAARHGILIRSSAFLEELADLTSLVVDKTGTLTFGTLRLQAIDSPEPDPHGVLNLAASLGSASSHPVSRALAGLVPQEDQWPLSDIHERQGLGVVARTGQGEAALGRPELFSQLGITTSPVPEHDGPIAGLALNGQFRAWLLLADSVKPEAQHALAELRELGLGRQLLLTGDRQSVADTLALEVGISDVQAQALPEDKLKRVLGEIDKGFRPMVVGDGINDSLALKAGVVGVAMGAGGADIALASADVVLIGSDLRRLGTCVRLSRECRRTLQVNVIIGLGWTLAIVAFAAFGWLGAAGAMIAALLHNLSTLLVLGNAGRLLRFQEPLLKL
- the hflK gene encoding protease modulator HflK: MNKVPRGTHESSSPWIQAGRLAFIALYVVTVLAAVAWAVSNVRQIDPQNRALVLHFGALQRVQNAGLLLAWPQPFEQVVLLPAADRVLERRVEGLLRSDAALEGDRVASLATPLNDTLAGSGYLLTGDAGVVQLDVRVFYKVSDPFAYVLQGDHVLPALDRLVTRSALALTAARDLDTILVARPELMGTDNQAAERRERLRGDLLQSINQRLAQLSASGQGIGLEVTRVDVQSSLPQPAVSAFNAVLTASQQADKAVANARTEAEKLTQSANQQADHSLQVAHAQASERLALARAQTATVQSLAQAQRDGTDPQMLLRIYRERLPKILGQAGSVTTVNPKDDSRLIIQGAEQ